One Setaria italica strain Yugu1 chromosome II, Setaria_italica_v2.0, whole genome shotgun sequence DNA segment encodes these proteins:
- the LOC101781535 gene encoding uncharacterized protein LOC101781535, which produces MAGWCEEAVALLRRPAVAEMAVDVLLCAVPIWAAVMIGLVVGWSWRPRWTGLLFLGLRSRLRLLWVPPGLGARRLWFACTALSACSVAPRLLSSAFRRCRGKHQEKASPEGDDAAAGADGGCADGRTIFEGEQDTVAEKDLEHLLQLLDNKESGDTAWQNLMERTTSNMTYKAWRHEPEEGPIMYCSRTIFEDATPELVRDFFWDGDFRLKWDPMLAHSKTLDEFPQNGTTIVHWIKKFPFFCSDREYIFGGRIWESGKTYYCVTKGVPYLSLPKKEKPRRVELYFSSWRIRAVQSPKQPGQQSACEVTLVHYEDMGIPKDVARVAVRHGMWGAVKRLQSGFRAYQKMRDTENTLSHSAVMARVTTKVSIDGSNGPLDQVLSGADKKISDGDENWAVQHGFDWKWVVVGGAVAAVCVLNTGLVGKVLLLGAARRQARK; this is translated from the exons ATGGCGGGGTGGTGCGAGGAGGCGGTGGCTCTGCTGCGCCGGCCCGCGGTGGCGGAGATGGCGGTGGACGTGCTGCTCTGCGCGGTGCCGATCTGGGCGGCcgtcatgatcggcctcgtcgTGGGCTGGTCCTGGCGCCCGCGCTGGACGGGGCTTCTGTTCCTGGGCCTCCgcagccgcctccgcctcctctgggtGCCGCCGGGGCTCGGGGCGCGGAGGCTCTGGTTCGCCTGCACCGCGCTCTCCGCCTGCTCCGTCGCGCCCAGGCTCCTCTCCTCCGCCTTCCGACGGTGCCGGGGGAAGCACCAGGAGAAAGCCTCCCCCGAAGGAGacgacgccgcggccggggcCGACGGGGGGTGCGCCGACGGCAG GACAATATTTGAGGGCGAACAAGATACTGTCGCTGAGAAGGACCTAGAACATCTCCTGCAACTTTTAGATAACAAGGAGAGCGGGGATACAGCATGGCAGAATTTGATGGAGCGCACAACCTCCAACATGACCTACAAGGCCTGGCGGCATGAGCCTGAG GAGGGACCTATAATGTACTGCAGCCGCACTATTTTTGAGGATGCTACTCCTGAACTGGTTAGAGATTTCTTCTGGGATGGTGATTTTCGTCTAAAATGGGATCCCATGCTCGCGCACTCGAAAACTTTAGATGAGTTCCCTCAGAATGGAACTACAATTGTCCACTGGATAAAAAAG TTCCCATTCTTTTGCAGTGATCGTGAATACATCTTTGGAGGGCGCATATGGGAATCTGGGAAGACTTACTATTGTGTAACAAAG GGTGTTCCTTATCTATCTTTGCCCAAGAAGGAAAAACCTAGGCGTGTGGAGCTGTACTTCTCAAGTTGGCGCATTAGAGctg TTCAATCACCCAAACAACCTGGCCAGCAATCTGCATGTGAAGTAACTTTGGTTCACTACGAGGACATGGGCATACCAAAAGATGTTGCTAGGGTTGCTGTTCGGCACGGCATGTGGGGTGCTGTAAAGAGGCTGCAGTCCGGATTCAGGGCTTACCAGAAGATGAGAGACACAGAAAACACCCTGTCACACAGTGCCGTCATGGCTCGAGTGACCACCAAGGTATCCATTGATGGCTCAAATGGTCCTCTGGACCAAGTACTCTCCGGCGCTGATAAAAAAATCAGCGATGGTGATGAGAACTGGGCAGTCCAACATGGTTTCGACTGGAAATGGGTGGTTGTTGGAGGTGCAGTGGCCGCCGTGTGTGTGCTCAACACCGGACTGGTTGGAAAGGTCCTCTTACTAGGGGCAGCAAGAAGGCAGGCAAGGAAGTGA